Below is a genomic region from Antricoccus suffuscus.
GCCACAGCGTCGGTGTCGTCGGCATCGGCGCGGCGGGATGGATCAACAGCGACCGGTCGACGGTTGTCTTCTCGCCGCACCTGGCGTGGCGCGGTGAACCATTGCGCGAGAGCCTGACGACCTCGCTCGACGTACCGGTGTACGTCGACAACGATGCGAATGCGACCGCGTGGGCCGAGTACCGGTTCGGGGCGGCGCAGGGGAGCCGGGTGGCACTGTGCGTGACGCTCGGTACCGGAATCGGGGGCGGCATCATCGCGGACGGCCAGATCTTCCGGGGCGCCTTCGGGCTGGCCGGCGAGTGGGGGCATATGCGAGTCGTTCCTGGCGGGCGGCGCTGTGCGTGCGGCAACCGAGGCTGCTGGGAGCAGTACGCCAGCGGACGGGCACTGGCTCGTGATGCGCGTGACGTTGCCGAAACGTCGCCGGTGACTGCTCAGGGCTTGTTGGCTGTAGTCGACGGCGTACCGAGCGCGCTAACGGGCCCGCTCGTGACCCAAGCGGCCGCGGCGAATGACCCCACCGCGATGGAGATCGTCAACGACGCGGGGCACTGGCTGGGACAGGGGATCGCAGATATCTGCGCGATTCTCGATCCAGATATCGTTGTTGTCGGGGGCGGCGTGGCCGAGGTCGGGTCGTTGATTCTGGACCCGGCGCGGGCGGCGTTCGGGCACGCGTTGACCGGTCGTGGATTCCGACCGGAGCCCCCTATTGTCGGTGCGCGGCTGGGTTCGGCTGCCGGCCTGGTTGGGGCCGCTGATCTTGCTAGGAGCTCGCTTTGACCGTTCGCCTGACCTATTGCGACACGAAACTGACCTCGGTGGACGATCTTGTTGCGTTGCGTGCCAACACCGAGGCTGCTGGTCTTGAAATCGTGGTTCTTCAGTCGACTGCGCGCCATCCGCTCTGGCGCAACGCCCATGCTCACACCGCGCGTGCGTTGGGCCTGATTGTGGCCGCTGGGGGCGCCCCGGCCGCAGGGACATTGATGCTCACCTCACTCGCCGCGGACGTCGTGCGGTCGGACGCGTTGGCACTGGCGACCCCGGCAGATCAACGGCGGCGTACGGCGGTCGCCATCACAGTCGCACCAGGTGGTCGTGCCGACGATGGTCGGTGGCTGTTCGTGGGCACCGACTTGACCGGCGAGGAGTGGCGCACGCATCGTGACGAGCTTCGTCAGCGGCTTGGTGCGCTCGGCCATCCTGCGAATGCGGCGACCCTCGTCTTTGCGGTAGATCACAAAGTGATGCAACTACCCTCGCTCGACCAGCCTGATCAAGCGCGCCCGGTCAACGCGACTAGCGGCGAGGGCGGCGCTCTCGTGTTCGATATCGATCTCTAGCAACCCCGCGTGACGGACGGCCGGACATTCGTGACGGACGGCCGGACATTCGTGACGGATCGCGATGGGTGGCGAGGGCGAAGTTGCTAGACGACTGCGCCGTCGTCGTCCTCTTCGCCGTCTGGTGGATCTTCCCTGAGGCGCAGGAGAAGTAGGCCGACGCCTGAGGTGATACCGAGTACGCCGAGCACGACGGCAGTGGTCCCGCCGATGCCGAGAACCTGCGGGAAAAACAGCATCAGCACGCCGGCCAGCAGCACGAGGATCGCGACTATCGCGGGCCGCGAGGGGCGCTTGATCGGATCGGGCTCGGGCGGCTCGTAATGATCGAGAGGATCGTCGGCGGCGGGCCCGAGCGAGTAGGAGCCTCGCCAGACGTCCACGACTTCCGGCTCAACGGGAGGTTCGTCGGACACTTCGGCCTGCCCGACGATCGGCTGTTGTCCGCCCGACGACTCATCGGTATCGAGCTGATTGATGTCGAGGTGGTCGATGCCCAGACCATCGGTACCGAGCTGATCGGTCGGGGCAGCGTCTGGTTCGGAGGCTTCGGTACGGCGGGTGGGGTTGGTCGCCGTACTGTCGTAGTGTCCGACGAGCTCAGCGAACAGGGCATCGACCTGGTCGTTGTCGAGGTCGAACGGATCGGGTCCGCCGACGTCCGCCGTGGGCTCGGAGTCCGGACCGTCACCGTCGAGGACCTGCTGGGCGTGCGACCGCAGCTGCGCGTCGACATACAGGTGCTCAAACGGTGGACTGGATGGTGGTTCCACGAGCCGGTAGGGATCGTTGCTGCTGATCGGGTCGAGGTACGCCGCCACCCGGGCCTCGCGCAGCACGTCGAGCAGGTGCTCACCGACGCGTGGGTCGACAAGCCGGACCTTGACGTACGACGCCGCATCCAGCCCGTTGTCACGGCGCCCACGACGACGCCGCGGGCGCGGCTCAGGCCAGTTGGTCGACATGATCAGTCTCCACTCGCGCGGTCATCCCCATCAGACGCGCATTTGCGATCCCTCTGAACATCCAAGTCTAGGCCCGCGGCGGCCGGCCGCGGCTAGGTGTGTGCCTCGATCCATGACTCGGAGCGTTCGAAGAGGTATTCGGAGTCGTAGTCGAGCGTGGCCACATGATAACTGCGCTGTAAAACGACCTGCGTGACGTCCTCTGATGAGATGCCCGCCAGCAGGATCGACGACGACACCGCCTCGACGACGTGGTCCTGCGCGGATCGGAACAAGAGCACGGGCGTGGTGATCGACTTGAGGTCCTTGCGGCACAGTCCCCACAGCTGCTGCAGCGAGTACGCCGCCTGCAGCGGCAGCCTTGTATAGGCGCCTTCGTCGACGCCCGGTCGGGCGATGTCGTTGGCGATCCCGGGAAACGACCCGATGAGATGCCGCGCGTACGGCAGCAAAAACGCGTCCTTGCGTTCGGTGCCGAGCGACGGGTTGACGAGAATTGTGCCAACCAGCCGATCGCCCAGAGCGCCTGGTGACTCAAACGCCCCAGCGCCGGCGTACTGCTCCGTCAACCTGATCGCGAGCGTGCCCCCCATGGACAGTCCGGCAATGACCACGCGGTCGCAGTGCTCGGCCAGATTGTGCAGAGCCCGCTCGACGGCGGCGTACCACTGGTGCCAGCGCGTCCGGTTCATCTGCTGCCATGTCGTTCCGTGACCCGGCAGCAGGGGGCAGCTAACCGAGTAGCCCCGCGCCGAGAGGTGATCACCCCACGGACGCATGCTCTTCGGTGATCCGGAAAACCCGTGGCAGAGCAGTACGCCGACAGCGCGTCCCTTGTCCGTGTCGTGGAGGTACTCGAACGGTTCGGCGCCCTCGATTTGTGCCACGGTGCCCCCTGTAATTGGTAGTACGTCGACGTAGCGAAGTATGCCACCCACATCTGGCCGCTGATGCCGTAATCTGAACGCAGGTTGGGAGGTGCGCGAGTGTTCTATTGGCTAATGAAGCGGATCGTGATGGGTCCACTGTTGCGATTTTTCGGGCGGCCGGTGGTTGAAGGGGCGCACAACATTCCCAAGACCGGCGGAGCTTTGATAGCGAGCAACCATCTCGCGGTCGCGGACTCCTTCTACATGCCGCTGATGATTCGCCGGCGAGTGACGTTCCCCGCAAAGTCCGAATACTTCACCTCGCCCGGCATCAAGGGCGCGTTGATGAAATTCTTCTTCACCGCAGCGGGACAGGTGCCGATCGTGCGCGGTAGCGGCTCGGCCGCCAACGCCGCGCTCAACACCTGCAAAGAGCTGCTCGCGGATGGCAACCTCGTTGGCATCTACCCCGAGGGCACACGGTCCCCGGACGGGCGGATGTATCGCGGCAAGACCGGCGTTGCGCGAATGGCGATCGCCGCGAGGGTCCCGGTCATTCCGGTTGCGATGATCGGCACCGACAAGGTCAACCCAATTGGGTCGAGGATGTGGCGCCGCGGCCGAGTAACGGTCCGCTTTGGCAAACCGATCGACTTCAGCCGCTACTACGAAATGTCTAATGACCGCTTTGTCGAGCGCTCGGTCACTGACGAGATCATGTACGAGTTGATGGAGCTGTCGGGTCAGGAATACGTCGATGTGTACGCCGCAAAAGTCAAGACCGTGATGGACAAGAGCGGCAAGAGCGCCGGCCAAGTTGTCGACGACATCCGTGCAGCGCAGGCGAAGTCCCAGGCATCGCGGGCCGTGCCCGAGCAGATCGCGAGCTAGTCCCAGCCGAGGCTGCGGCGTACCGCATCGCGCCACCGGTCGTGATCTCCGTTATCCCGTACGCCGCCGGTCGGCGTGAAGCGACGTTCCTCCTGCCAAGTCGCGGACAGTTCATCCATGCCGGCCCACACGCCGGTGGCGAGGCCGGCGAAGAACGCGGCACCTAGCGCGGTCGTGTCCGGCACCTGCGGCCTGCGTACGACGGCATCGAGCTGGTCGGCCTGGATTTGGCACAGCAGGTTGTTGACGCTGGCGCCGCCGTCGACGCTGAGCGCCGGTACGTCGAGCGCGGCCTCCGCGCACATGATATCGACGACGTCGCGGACCTCGAAGGCGATCGCTTCGAGCGCCGCCCGCGCGAGGTGCGCCCTCGTCGTGCCTCGGGTGATGCCCACGATCGTGCCGCGCGCGGTCGGGTCCCAGTCCGGTGCGCCGAGACCAGTCAGCGCCGGCACGAACACCACGCCACCGGAGTCCGGCACCGACGCTGCGAGCGACTCGACCTCGGCCGAGGTCTGGATGATCTGCAGCCCGTCGCGTAGCCACTGCACTGCCGATCCGGTGACGAAGATGCTGCCTTCCAACGCGAAGACCGGTCCGTTGCCGAGGTCCCAGGCTACGGTCGTCAACAGTCCCGCGTCGCTGGTGACGGGGGCGTCTCCGGTGTTGACCAGCACAAAACTGCCTGTGCCGTAGGTGCATTTGCTTGACCCCGGCTCAAAACACACCTGGCCAAACAGCGCCGCCTGCTGGTCGCCGGCGATCCCGCCGATCGGCAGGTCCAGGCCGAGGAACGCGTCCGGATCGGTGCGTGCCAGCTGCCCGGATGACGGCACGACCTCGGGAAGCGCGTCGATTGGTACGTCGAACAGTTCGCACAGCTCGTCCGACCAGGCGCCTTCGAAGGTGTTGTAGAGCAGCGTGCGACTGGCGTTGGTGACGTCGGTGATGTGCGATCGGCCTCCGGTCAGTCGCGCCACGACGTACGAGTCGATGGTGCCGAGCGCGAACTTGCCGTCGCGAACCTGCTGCCACAGTTGCGGATTCTGCTGCGCGACCCACATGTACTTCGTTGCCGTGAAGTAGGGGTCGAGCCGCAGCCCCGTCGTACGCCGGACCAGGTCCTCGTGACCGTCTTCGCGTAGCCGGGTGCAGATGTCAGTGGTACGTCGGTCCTGCCAGACGATCGCCGGTCGCGGCGCCGAGAGACTGCGGCGGTCCCAGATGACCGCGGTCTCGCGCTGGTTGGTGATGCCGATGCAGGTCGGCGCGGACGGGGAGTCTTCCAACGCGGCGCGAGCGGCCACCTGTACCGCGACCCAGATGTTGGCCGGCTCGTGCTCGACCCAGCCCGGTCGCGGAAACCCTTGGGCGAACTCACTGTAGCCACGCGAGATGACCGAACCGGACTCGTCGACGACGAGCGCAGTCACTCCCGTCGTACCGGCATCGATGGCAAGAACTGGCATGGGGATCAGCATGCCATGGGACCTCCGGGGATACCTGCCGCGCCGGGCCCAGCGGCGCGTCACTAGGTTGATGCCGTGCGCTATTTCTATGACACTGAATTCATCGAAGATGGGGACACGATCGACCTCGTGTCGATTGGCATCGTCGACGAGAACGGCCGCGAGTACTACGCAGTTTCGACCGAGTTCAACCCGGACAAGGCCGGCGACTGGGTGCGTCGCAATGTGCTCGACAAACTGCCCTCTCCGGCCGACTCGGCATGGCGCTCGCGCGAACGGATACGCGCCGAGATCATCGACTTCTTGACCGCTCCGGGGGACCGAGTCGAGCTGTGGGCGTGGGTGGCGGCATACGACCATGTCGTGCTGTGTCAGCTCTTCGGTGATATGCGAGCCTTGCCGCCGAAGATCCCGCGCTGGACGCACGAGTTGAAGCAGCGGTGGGAAGATTTGGGTAGTCCAGCCCTTCCGGATGCGACCGAGGACGCGCATGACGCGCTCGTCGACGCGCGCCACAACCTAGAAAAGTGGAAGGCGATGCATGAGATCGGGAGCTGGGGAGCCGCGCCCGGCGTGGGTTGAACCTCGGGCCACCCGCGATTGACCGTATTCTGAAACGGTTAACGTCACCGTCGCGACGAGCGAACCCGTCCCGACTCTAGAGTCTGGCTATTTCCCGTGCCCATCGACACCGCTCACCACTCCATGCCCAACCCGACAGTCTCGGCACCGGTCGACCCCGCTGCGGAAGCGACGTACCTTCTGTCGGAGTTTAACGAGGCGTGGCGCGGCAAGCCGATTGGACAACAGCCGGAGTGGCCCGATCGCGGCGCGCTTGGCGCGGTCCTCAAGACGCTGCGCGCCGTACCGCCGATTGTGGCGCCTGCCGAGGCCGACAAGCTGACCTGTGAACTCGGTGCGGTAGCCGAAGGCCGGGCGTTCATGCTGCAGGGTGGGGATTGCGCGGAGACATTCGACGCCAACACCGAACCGCACCTGCGCGGTACCACGCGCACGCTGTTGCAGATGGCCGTCGTACTCACCTACGGCGCGAGCACGCCGGTCATCAAGATCGGCCGGATGGCCGGCCAGTACGCCAAGCCCCGCTCGTCGGACCGTGACGCGTTGGGTCTGCTGTCCTACCGCGGTGACATGGTCAACTCGATCGAAGCCACCGAAGCGGCACGAGTCGCCGACCCGGACCGGATGATTCGCGCGTACGCGAACGCCGCGGCCGCAATGAACATGATCCGCGCCTACGCCAATGGCGGCCTGGCCGATCTGACCGCCGTACACGACTGGAATAAAGACTTCGTGCGTACGTCGGCTGCCGGCGAGCGATTCGAGCAAATCGCGCAGGAGATCGATCGTGCGTTGGGCTTCATGGCCGCGTGCGGCGTCGACGATGACGCATTGCGCCGGGTCGACCTCTACAGCAGCCACGAGGCGCTCATCCTCGAGTACGAGTCGGCGCTGACCCGCATGGAAGCCGGTACGCCGTACGCCTTGTCCGGGCACATGGTCTGGATCGGCGAGCGGACACGGCAACTCGATGGGGCCCACGTCGAGTTTTGCTCGCGGATCGCGAACCCCATCGGCGTCAAGCTCGGCCCGTCCACAACGCCGGATGACGCGATGCGGCTGATCGACAGGCTCAATCCGGACAACGTCCCGGGCCGCCTGACGATGATCTCGCGGATGGGCAATGGCAAGGTGCGCGACGCGTTGCCTCCGGTGGTGCAGAAGGTAACCGACGCCGGTCGCAAGATCGTGTGGCAGTGCGACCCGATGCACGGCAATACCCACGAGTCGAGCAACGGCTACAAGACCAGGCATTTCGACCGGATCGTCGATGAGGTAAAGGGCTTCTTCGAGGTACATCGTGGGCTTGGCACCCATCCGGGTGGGATCCATGTGGAGCTGACCGGCAGCGACGTCACCGAATGCGTGGGTGGCGCCGAGGAACTGTCCGACGCCGACCTCGAGGGGCGCTACGAGACCGCTTGCGACCCACGGCTCAACACCAAGCAGAGCCTCGAACTGGCGTTCTTGGTCGCAGAGATGCTGCGTCGAGAACACCGTTAACTTCTCAGTCTCAGCTGAAAAAGTTGGCCAAACGGGGTCGCGGCGCGCCGGTCTCGCGGACTATTGTCGACGGATGCCCAGTACCAACTACTACGACACATTTATCGCCGTAGCCGACGATTGCCCAATGGTAGAAGGCATGCAGCCCCCCACCCGGGAAACTCCGTCGGTCGCCGAGCGGGCCTACGCGATGATCAGCCGACACCCGTACGAGCTCACCTCGGACGACGTCATCTTCGGCGTGTACGCCGATCGCAACGGCATCCCCGAACAGGACAGACCCGCAGCGAGGGAGAAGTTCCTCGAGAGCAATCAGGCCTGTCTGCGCGGTTCGGCGCTGTGCAAGCGGTATGGCTGGGGCGTGCACGCCGACGCGCGCGGCAGGCTCGCGCTCTATGGTGTGGAGACCCAGTCATACAAGAACTTCGTGTCCGGCAAAGTGCCCGCAGCCGACGGCCGCGAGATCAAGGTCGTCAACGCTATGCGATCATCACGCTTGAGCGCCTAAACGACCGCGACTCGATCGAGGGTGGCCGGACGGCGGCAGTGAGCGAAAGCGAGGCATTGCGGTGGGCGATCACGACCACGGACATGACCATGATCACGAGGCTGGCAGCGAGCTGTCCGATATGGATGTCAAGGCCCGCGCACTAGAAAGTTTGCTAGTGCAGAAGGGATATGTCGATCCCGAGGCGCTGGACCAGATCATCGAACGATACGAGACCCAGGTCGGTCCGCATAACGGGGCGCGAGTCGTCGCTCGGGCGTGGAGCGATCCGGACTACCTCGACTGGCTGCGTCGGGACGCGACCGCGGCGATCGCCTCGATGGACTACACGGGCCGCCAGGGCGAACACATCGTGGCGGTGGAGAACACCCCCGAGGTGCACAACATGGTGGTGTGCACTTTGTGTAGTTGCTATCCGTGGCCCGTGCTCGGCCTGCCACCGGTCTGGTACAAAAGCGCCCCATATCGCTCGAAGGTGGTGCGTGACCCGCGTGGTGTGCTTACTGACTTCGGGGTGAGCGTGCCGGACTCGACGACCTTTCGAGTCTGGGACTCCACGGCCGAGGTTCGCTACCTCGTCATTCCGATGCGACCCGGTGGCACCGACGGCCTGAGCGAGGAGCAACTGGCTGACTTGGTGACTCGCGACTCGATGATCGGCACCGGGCTCGCGCGCACACCGGAGGCGGTGGCATAGATGAATGGGCCACACGACATGGGCGGCATGCAGTGCTACGGCCCGGTCACACCCGAGCTAGACGAGCCAGCTTTCCATGCAGACTGGGAAAGGCGAGTCCTTGCCTATACGCTCGCGGTTGGTGCGCTCGGTCAATGGAACATCGACCAAAGCCGATCGTCACGCGAGTCGTTACCGCCGGTGACATATCTGACCAGCAGCTACTACGAGATCTGGCGGCGTGCCTTAGAAAATTACCTCGTGTTGCGCGGAATGGTGACCGAAGAAGAGCTACGCACCGGTCAGGCAAAGACCGAGCGGGCCAACGTCCCGGCCGCCGTCGCATGGGAGAAGCTCGAGGCCGGGTTCGATGCCGGATCGCCGTACAACCGCTCTGAGCGCGCCGCGGCGCGCTTTAGCGTCGGGGATCGGGTTCACACCCGCATGATCAACCCCGCCGGACACACCCGGCTGCCGCGCTACGCACGTAATCAGGTTGGCACCGTCGAGCGAGTGCACGGATCGTTTGTCTTTCCCGATCGCAATGCTGCGACGCTGAGCGGTGAGATTGATAAGACTCCCGAATGGCTCTATACCGTCGTATTCGACGGTCGCGATGTTTGGGGTGCGGACACCGCTGACCACCTAATGGTCAGCGTCGATGCGTGGGAGCCCTATCTCGAACCAGCACAGGAGCTTGTGGCGTGAACGCATCGAGCACGTTGGATGAAATCGCTCGTAGTTGTGGCGACGGTTTTCCGCAGCCGCCCGCCGCGACGGACGAACAGGTTTTCGGCGCGCCCTGGCAGGCGCAGGTCTTCGCCATGACCGTCTCGTTACACGAACGCGGTGAGTTCACGTGGACCGAGTGGGCGCAAGCGCTGTCGGCACGGATCGCCCAGGCACGTGCCGCGGGAGATCCGGACGACGGTACGACGTACTACGAACGCTGGGCCGAGGCGCTCGAGGACGTCATCGTGGGCAGGTCGATCGGCAGCGCCGCGGAGCTCACCGACCTGCAGACCCGATGGCGGGCCGCGGCCGCGCGAACGCCGCACGGCACGCCAATCGTGTTGGGCGACTGATGGCCCGCACCGTCGAACTACGCAGCGATACGTTCACCAAACCCACCGACGAGATGCGCGCCGCGATGGCGCAGGCGGACGTCGGAGATGACGTCTGGGGCACCGATCCGACGGTCGCAGCGCTGCAGGAGAAGTGCGCGAGTCTGTTCGGGTTCGAAGACGCGCTGTACGTGGTGTCTGGCACGATGAGCAACCAGCTCGCGCTGCGGTTGTTGGTGGCTCCGGGGCAGGAGTTGCTGTGTCACGAAGACGCGCACATCGTGATGTACGAACGCGGGGCGGCCGCCGTACACGGACAGATCAGTACCCGCACGTGGACCTCTCCCGCGCCGGAAGACGATCTCGACTGGATCGAGACGATGATCCGTGCAGACGGCTTCCACGCCGTGCCGACCGCCGCGATCGAAATCGAGAACACCCATACCGCGCGCGGCGGGATGGTTACGCCGGTCGACTCATTGCGGGCGATCCGCACGATGACCACGGTCAACGGCGTACGGGTGCACTGTGACGGCGCCCGGATCTGGAACGCGCACGTCGCGTCCGGTCTTGAGCTCAGCGAATGCGGCAGCCTCTTCGACACGATGTCGGTCTGCCTGAGCAAGGGGCTCGGCGCGCCGATCGGCTCAGTTTTGCTCGGCACCCGCGACCAAATGGACGAGGCGCGTGAGATGCGCGCCCGACTGGGAGGTGGCTGGCGCCAGGCCGGGATCCTGGCCGCGGCCGGAATCTACGCGATCGACAACCACATCGACCGGCT
It encodes:
- a CDS encoding ROK family glucokinase, whose amino-acid sequence is MTSTSEPLALGVDIGGSKIAAGVVAADGTIVDEIRRPTPGADVTQTADAIIGVARDLMSRHSVGVVGIGAAGWINSDRSTVVFSPHLAWRGEPLRESLTTSLDVPVYVDNDANATAWAEYRFGAAQGSRVALCVTLGTGIGGGIIADGQIFRGAFGLAGEWGHMRVVPGGRRCACGNRGCWEQYASGRALARDARDVAETSPVTAQGLLAVVDGVPSALTGPLVTQAAAANDPTAMEIVNDAGHWLGQGIADICAILDPDIVVVGGGVAEVGSLILDPARAAFGHALTGRGFRPEPPIVGARLGSAAGLVGAADLARSSL
- a CDS encoding DUF308 domain-containing protein, with amino-acid sequence MSTNWPEPRPRRRRGRRDNGLDAASYVKVRLVDPRVGEHLLDVLREARVAAYLDPISSNDPYRLVEPPSSPPFEHLYVDAQLRSHAQQVLDGDGPDSEPTADVGGPDPFDLDNDQVDALFAELVGHYDSTATNPTRRTEASEPDAAPTDQLGTDGLGIDHLDINQLDTDESSGGQQPIVGQAEVSDEPPVEPEVVDVWRGSYSLGPAADDPLDHYEPPEPDPIKRPSRPAIVAILVLLAGVLMLFFPQVLGIGGTTAVVLGVLGITSGVGLLLLRLREDPPDGEEDDDGAVV
- a CDS encoding alpha/beta hydrolase, whose product is MAQIEGAEPFEYLHDTDKGRAVGVLLCHGFSGSPKSMRPWGDHLSARGYSVSCPLLPGHGTTWQQMNRTRWHQWYAAVERALHNLAEHCDRVVIAGLSMGGTLAIRLTEQYAGAGAFESPGALGDRLVGTILVNPSLGTERKDAFLLPYARHLIGSFPGIANDIARPGVDEGAYTRLPLQAAYSLQQLWGLCRKDLKSITTPVLLFRSAQDHVVEAVSSSILLAGISSEDVTQVVLQRSYHVATLDYDSEYLFERSESWIEAHT
- a CDS encoding lysophospholipid acyltransferase family protein, translated to MFYWLMKRIVMGPLLRFFGRPVVEGAHNIPKTGGALIASNHLAVADSFYMPLMIRRRVTFPAKSEYFTSPGIKGALMKFFFTAAGQVPIVRGSGSAANAALNTCKELLADGNLVGIYPEGTRSPDGRMYRGKTGVARMAIAARVPVIPVAMIGTDKVNPIGSRMWRRGRVTVRFGKPIDFSRYYEMSNDRFVERSVTDEIMYELMELSGQEYVDVYAAKVKTVMDKSGKSAGQVVDDIRAAQAKSQASRAVPEQIAS
- the glpK gene encoding glycerol kinase GlpK; this translates as MPVLAIDAGTTGVTALVVDESGSVISRGYSEFAQGFPRPGWVEHEPANIWVAVQVAARAALEDSPSAPTCIGITNQRETAVIWDRRSLSAPRPAIVWQDRRTTDICTRLREDGHEDLVRRTTGLRLDPYFTATKYMWVAQQNPQLWQQVRDGKFALGTIDSYVVARLTGGRSHITDVTNASRTLLYNTFEGAWSDELCELFDVPIDALPEVVPSSGQLARTDPDAFLGLDLPIGGIAGDQQAALFGQVCFEPGSSKCTYGTGSFVLVNTGDAPVTSDAGLLTTVAWDLGNGPVFALEGSIFVTGSAVQWLRDGLQIIQTSAEVESLAASVPDSGGVVFVPALTGLGAPDWDPTARGTIVGITRGTTRAHLARAALEAIAFEVRDVVDIMCAEAALDVPALSVDGGASVNNLLCQIQADQLDAVVRRPQVPDTTALGAAFFAGLATGVWAGMDELSATWQEERRFTPTGGVRDNGDHDRWRDAVRRSLGWD
- a CDS encoding polyadenylate-specific 3'-exoribonuclease AS, which translates into the protein MRYFYDTEFIEDGDTIDLVSIGIVDENGREYYAVSTEFNPDKAGDWVRRNVLDKLPSPADSAWRSRERIRAEIIDFLTAPGDRVELWAWVAAYDHVVLCQLFGDMRALPPKIPRWTHELKQRWEDLGSPALPDATEDAHDALVDARHNLEKWKAMHEIGSWGAAPGVG
- a CDS encoding class II 3-deoxy-7-phosphoheptulonate synthase; translated protein: MPIDTAHHSMPNPTVSAPVDPAAEATYLLSEFNEAWRGKPIGQQPEWPDRGALGAVLKTLRAVPPIVAPAEADKLTCELGAVAEGRAFMLQGGDCAETFDANTEPHLRGTTRTLLQMAVVLTYGASTPVIKIGRMAGQYAKPRSSDRDALGLLSYRGDMVNSIEATEAARVADPDRMIRAYANAAAAMNMIRAYANGGLADLTAVHDWNKDFVRTSAAGERFEQIAQEIDRALGFMAACGVDDDALRRVDLYSSHEALILEYESALTRMEAGTPYALSGHMVWIGERTRQLDGAHVEFCSRIANPIGVKLGPSTTPDDAMRLIDRLNPDNVPGRLTMISRMGNGKVRDALPPVVQKVTDAGRKIVWQCDPMHGNTHESSNGYKTRHFDRIVDEVKGFFEVHRGLGTHPGGIHVELTGSDVTECVGGAEELSDADLEGRYETACDPRLNTKQSLELAFLVAEMLRREHR
- a CDS encoding DUF6157 family protein; translated protein: MPSTNYYDTFIAVADDCPMVEGMQPPTRETPSVAERAYAMISRHPYELTSDDVIFGVYADRNGIPEQDRPAAREKFLESNQACLRGSALCKRYGWGVHADARGRLALYGVETQSYKNFVSGKVPAADGREIKVVNAMRSSRLSA
- the nthA gene encoding nitrile hydratase subunit alpha, translated to MGDHDHGHDHDHEAGSELSDMDVKARALESLLVQKGYVDPEALDQIIERYETQVGPHNGARVVARAWSDPDYLDWLRRDATAAIASMDYTGRQGEHIVAVENTPEVHNMVVCTLCSCYPWPVLGLPPVWYKSAPYRSKVVRDPRGVLTDFGVSVPDSTTFRVWDSTAEVRYLVIPMRPGGTDGLSEEQLADLVTRDSMIGTGLARTPEAVA
- the nthB gene encoding nitrile hydratase subunit beta — protein: MNGPHDMGGMQCYGPVTPELDEPAFHADWERRVLAYTLAVGALGQWNIDQSRSSRESLPPVTYLTSSYYEIWRRALENYLVLRGMVTEEELRTGQAKTERANVPAAVAWEKLEAGFDAGSPYNRSERAAARFSVGDRVHTRMINPAGHTRLPRYARNQVGTVERVHGSFVFPDRNAATLSGEIDKTPEWLYTVVFDGRDVWGADTADHLMVSVDAWEPYLEPAQELVA
- a CDS encoding nitrile hydratase accessory protein, with the protein product MNASSTLDEIARSCGDGFPQPPAATDEQVFGAPWQAQVFAMTVSLHERGEFTWTEWAQALSARIAQARAAGDPDDGTTYYERWAEALEDVIVGRSIGSAAELTDLQTRWRAAAARTPHGTPIVLGD
- a CDS encoding threonine aldolase family protein: MARTVELRSDTFTKPTDEMRAAMAQADVGDDVWGTDPTVAALQEKCASLFGFEDALYVVSGTMSNQLALRLLVAPGQELLCHEDAHIVMYERGAAAVHGQISTRTWTSPAPEDDLDWIETMIRADGFHAVPTAAIEIENTHTARGGMVTPVDSLRAIRTMTTVNGVRVHCDGARIWNAHVASGLELSECGSLFDTMSVCLSKGLGAPIGSVLLGTRDQMDEAREMRARLGGGWRQAGILAAAGIYAIDNHIDRLADDHRHAQRLASAAGTPPGRTQTNIVLFEVPDALHFVDEAAAEGVLCSAVAPSTVRLVTHLGVTEEDVDYACEILQKLTD